Below is a window of Zygosaccharomyces rouxii strain CBS732 chromosome C complete sequence DNA.
ACTTGCAAATAAACCTTGTTTTGGTTATACAAAGCAGCGGGaaaagaatcaattttAATCCGCCAGAAAagctcttttcttcttgagaAAACTAAATTAAATATCTAACTAATAGAAACGCGAGATCCCTCTGACAAAACAGCTTTAAAGCTAATCACTTCTTTGTATTTCTTATTAGAAGAGTTGATAATGCATAGCAGGGGACTTCGCGTTCGttctttatttttcatttgtTTGGTCCTACAGCCTTGTAGAAGAATAGCAAGAAAAACAATGGTAGGTAAACATCATGTGACAAACGCCTATCAAATCAATTAATCATTTATCTActcgtcatcatcatcttcgttATATGATTGATCCTCTTCACTGGCGccatcatcttcaacttcatcaccatcagcATTTTCCTCCGGGGCCTGCTCTTCGTTATCGTCAAAGCTGTCATCTGAAAGATCAATGACTTCCTGGTACGACTTCTTAGAGGCAGCGGCGGCTCTCGAAGGCCTATTCCTCATGGATCTCTGAGGTACTGCAActggttcatcatcttcatctacaTCACTGGCAGAGGATTCCGACTCTTGTTTCGCTGGCGGAGACTTACGCTTAGTCCTAGCAGCAGTGGATTTTACTGTTGACTTAGGCTCAGgttttttatcatcattatcttcaGTCTTGATGACGCTTGGAGATTTGGCTCTACCATTTGGTTTGGCATCATTAGGTGAATCAAATGCAGCAGATAGTTTCTTAAATTTACTGGAAAAAGCACTGATTCCTTCtggttcttcttccttagGTTCTGTCTTGACGGTTGCGGGAGGTGAGTTGGATTTTTTGGAGTCAGACTCCTCAGAACTTGGCGGCAGAGGTGCTTCTGATTCGCTTTTAACCTTCGAGGGACGTTTCGTTTTAGGAGCAGCTATAGCCTTAGGTTCAAGCAAGaacctttcaaaattctcagtttcctcttctttcactttttttGGTGTCTTCTTTGTAGTCTTGGCCTTCTTACTACCTGGATTGTATTCATTGTCATCTTGATCAGCctttctcttccttttccCCTTGCCTTTGGTGGCGGCTCCCGGGATCTCACCGTTACGTgcttcctcatcttcagcCATGAATTTATCGTAAGCAGTAACAAACTCGTCCAAGTCCATAGACCACAGATCTTTTGCAGAGTATTGAAGTAAAGTTTCTAATTCCACCTGTCTATCTTGCTTTTGCTTGAGTAATTTCTCATACCTTTCTCTGGTCAATGCCCAAATCTTCATACCTAACAAATACTCAAAGGACCCGTACACTTCCTCCGGACCATTAATCACAccttcaacttcttcttcatcttctcctttttctccctcttcctcttccgTATCTTTCTCACTAATCTTCATGTAAGATGGTTTACCTTCTTTGTTAAATCTAGGGAAACCTTTCTCCTCCAAATCCGCAATGATCTGCTTGCGAGGTCTGTTAGTGATTGACATTTCACCTTCTATAATCAATTTAATGaatttaatttgaaaagacaaCTTTTCCACTTCCCACTGTAATCTTTCACTCATGTAatcctttctcttttgatAATATTCCAATCTGACATAATAGAATTCTGTTAAAATTTCAGACACATTTTCATACTTCTTAATCTTACCATGAGGATCAAATGCCACCATATTGTTCAGACTAATTGTAGAGATCAACTTGAACCTCTCATAAAAACCCATTACTCGTGTCTtatccatttcttcttgagtAAGTCTTACTACGAATCTAATACCGTTACCGTGTTGttcttccaaatccttAATCCAAGGTTTCATCTTGTCGTTACCACCAAGACCCAATAACAGGTGCTCTTTCAAAGTTGAAGTCCACATCCTAGCAGGCAATTCTGTGATTTCAAGAGCACATGGTCCTGTCTGCTCAATTCTACCATAAACTCTGTAACGCTGAGGACCAATCTTTTCGATCGTACCAGTCCAACCTCTGAACCAAGGATGCAtctcttccaattcctcACCATTCATCAAATGACGCAAATTTCTAACAATGTCAAGAGGATTAAAGGGTGGTATATTAGTGCTCCAACCTGTACCTATACCCTCACCACCGTTAATCAATAACATGGgtaaaattggaagatacCATTCAGGCTCTACCgtattttcatcttcttgtaGGTAATTGTACAATGGGTCATCGAAGGGATGGAATATCTTTCTGGTAATCTTTGTTAATTCCGTGCTGATATATCTTGGAGCGGCGGCGTCTTTACCACCTGTAGCCCTAGTACCAAAGGAACCAATCGGATTTAGCACATAAATGTTATTAGAGCCCACAAAACTTTGTGCCAGACCAATGATAGTTTGCGCTAGCGAATCAGGTCCATGATGATAATCGGTCTGTTCTGCGACATAGTTCGCCAGTGTTGagattttaatttctgaTGTGatatttcttttgaaagacCCATAAATAACTTTCCTCTGACCAGGTTTAAAGCCATCCAGAACGTTGGGTATAGACCTAATGTTATCTGCtagagaaaaaagaatcaattctttgttGATAAAATCACTAATAGGAATTTCTGTCAGCCTAGGATCTAGCACTGTCCCCGGTTCATATTGCCTTAACCATTCCTTACGATCATCTGCctttttcttggaaaacGCAAGATCGATCAAATCTTGTTCACCTTCTTGTAATGCGtgaaatcttttcaaatgtcTATCTAGATCAGAGAAGTATTGACGAGCTTCTTGGCCTGACGAAGTACCCAAACCCTTGTAATACTTTTGTTTCCATTTATATCTATgagattcttcatctctcCATTTCTCATAATCAGGCATGTTGTAGAAAGAGATAACTTCACGTCTTGGCTTTGTGATTGTCACTTTAACAATTGGAGTAATGAATTCCACCAAAAACCCCGGGATGTTAAGAAGACCAGGAAATGAGCTGTCGAGGAAATTTATAATCAAACCTTTAATATGAGATCCATCATGATCTTGATCAGTCATAATCATTAAATGACCATATCTCAACGTTTTAGTATCCTCATATCTTTTCCGATGCTGTAACCCCATAATCTTTTTAATTGCTTGAATTTCGGCATTCTTTTGGATTTGGTCCACAGTAGCCTCTCTGACATTAAGCATTTTACCGCGCAGAGGATAACAACCGTAATAATCTCTACCAACCACAGCTAAACCTGCTACTGCCAAAGACAAGGCAGAGTCACCTTCTGTTAAAACCAACGTACACTTATGACCTTCTCTAGTACCTGCCTTATTAGCATCTTCTAGCTTAGGGTAATCAGTAATTCTATTTTTACGTGTACCATCTGACTTTTTCAAAGTGGCATGTGCATTTTCTGTAGCTAAGTCCAGAATCTTAGCCTCTAATCCAGACTTCATTATCTTTTTGATAAACTCAGGACTTATTTCACATTGAGATCCAAAATCTTTGACTCTGGTGGTTAATTGTTCCTTGGTTTGTGACGAGAATGCCGGATTTTCAACCAAACAGTTAATGAACAAAAACATCAAGTTCTTTACCTGGTGAGCCTTGAcagtttttttttgcttCCTTAACATTTCTGTAATTTTCCTTACAATTTGATCACTTATATAGTTGACGTGTGTACCACCTGTAGTCGTTGCAATGGAATTGACAAAAGAAATCTGTTGAAATGACATATCTGAGGTTGCCAGTGCAATTTCCCAGCAATCATTAACCCTTTCATAAAGAATTGGCGGACTTTTACCATCACTGCCTTCAGGAGCCAATCCTTCAGCAATTCGTTTCCTCTCTAAAGATTTAGTATAAAGTTCCACGTAGTTCTTGAAAGTTTTAATCTTCAGCGATTTACCATTCAAATAAACGTTGATATCACGAACGGAACCGTTAACATCATACACACGACGGCGCATAACACCCAAGGTATCATTATCTAGGGTTTCCATATTGAACCTTTTCAGATCAGGTTTAAAACTAATCTTGGTATATGAGGGACCTTTTTTATAAGACGTTATCTTGGGAGGATGACAGACCCCCATATTATTTTCCCATCTCTGAACGTATTTATTACCACTTCCAGGATCAGCTGTTTCTACAATAAATTCCACAGAAAATATATTACAAAGTTTAGCACCAAACCCGTTTCTACCACCAGtaactttcttttcatcatcatcataatTAGAAGAAGTTAAAAGATGACCAAAAATTAATTCGGGAATATAAATGTTTTCTTTATTATGAATTTCAATGGGTATACCTTTACCATCATTTTTAACATCTATCGAATTAGCTTCAGAATCAATATtaacttcaatttttttcattgatGGATCACGCACTTTATTATCAGCAGCATTAACTAAAATTTcgtcaaaaattttgaaaagaccaGGCACGATACTAACTTCCTTCTCTACCATAGAATCACTTTCCTCATCATAGATCCATTGATGTGATTCTTGTACTTCCACCGATCCAATATAGGTATCAGGTCTCTTTAGAATATGCTCTAACTGAGTGATCTTCTGATACCTCTCAGAGGCAGATTTATTATCCACAGTCATGATGGTCCTACCTGAACTGGCAGAATCCTTTGAAGTTGTTCCTCAAGGTTCTTGAATGCGATGAGTAGTTGGTGTTAATGCATTAAAATTTCGATATGATACATCTACGTGTAATACGCGATTATAACAAAATGGTAAACAATCACGTGCATGTAAGAGATAAGACTTTACAATATACAAAAAGTGGCGCTCATCGAAGAGAATTGTAAACCAGCATCTTTATGTAGTAAGCTAGTAACTTTTGATCCTAAGAATATTAGACAGTAGTCAGCTGATTAAAACCCTGATACTTGTAAGCAACTCTTTTTACTaaaaaacaacaattaAGAGACTTCGTGGCCAAGCTGGTTAAGGCGTGCGACTGTTAATCGCAAGAGCGTGAGTTCGATCCTCACCGAGGTCGCTTCTTTTTTGTCGATTTCCATCTACCAATCACGTAGAACATGATTCATTATCTGAGACAGATAATGAAAACTTCTCGCATTTTCTTTACCAAACGGAAACAAATGAGAAGCGAAAGAGATACAGATGAGAACACACAAACACGTGACAGATCTACCCGTATTGAACATATGTTTCTTTTCCAGATCTTGAGTTCGATTCTCGCTGGGACTAACCATTGTACCTGGCTCCACCCCCACAATGCGTTCTACAACCATTGaacttttcaaataaattAATCATAAAGTTATACCATCTATGTATCTCTTCAAGATATCAAACAACAATTTTGTCCTGGTTCTTTATTGACTAAAAGACTTGTCCTTGTAGCTATTTCAAAAACGTCATCAACACCATCACCAGTCAATGCGCTACATTCCAAGTACTTTTTTGCACCAATGTGTCTAGCTACTTGTTGAGCTTCATCTATGCTAACCAATTCGTTTTGTAATGAACCTTTAATTTGTCttaaatcttttttcaatccaaCTAAAATTATTGGAGCATCTGGACAAAATCGTAGTGCCTCTTCTGCCCATTTTGTTTTACTATTCAAAAGTGATTCGGGATCATCAACGGCGAATCCCATAAGTAGAATGTCGGCATTTGCATAAGAAAATGGGCGTAATCTTTCATACTCTTCCTGGCCAGCAGTATCCCAAAGCGTTAAAGTAACCTTAATCCCATCAACTCTACAATCGGTAACATAATTTTCAAAGACGGTTGGATGATATTCTTGTGGGAATTGACCTAGGGCAAAAACATAAAGTAAGGATGTTTTACCACACGCACCATCACCAATAATTACCAGTTTCCTCCTGACTGCTTGTTCTGACATGACTCGATCTGTCACTCAAATTTATATCTTTACAATTACTCAGAACACCATCAATTTTCCCAACGAAACAGACGGCAACCCACGCCCAACGTAGTATTATAAAAAGGATGGAGGATTCCACTATTAACAGCTTAATTCAGATTTGTTGTTTACTTCCTTGTATAGTTTAGAATTCCTCTTGGCACTTTATTTTTAGACTTGCGAAACCAGGTACCAACAGCAAATTGTgtcaaaaacaaaaaaaataaaaacaacaaaCGAAACAGAGAAAATAACTAGACcaacatttgaaaaataatcACCGCTCCAATGATCACTAAGTCCGCTAGTACAGCTACGATAACAATGCTGAGCTGACGGCGGATACTGGCTATGAGCTTTCCGACGGCATTACGAAACAAcaaataaaataaaaaacgaaaaaatgaaaatgaaatacATAATTATTATATATGGATATGTAGATGGATATGGATATGGATGTGTATAATGGTATCCTTTTGCCTCAAATTCGACGCTAGAAATAACTTACCTAGCTCCATATATTACTCACTAGCGATGGGTTTACCCGCTGTCTGATATTATACAACTGAGGACCTGGATTAATGCCTGAATTGAGATTATGGTTCGGTGGTAAATTTTCCGTTTGAGCCAATGGAGTTCCCATGAGGGGGGTCGCATCTGGAGCGGTTGGATAGATTTTATTTTGCAAGGAATTGGTAAATTGTTGTGGATTGTGCGGTGAGCCTTGTTGTAATCCTAAAATCATTTGAACATGGGTAATAGTACCGGTTTCATTGGTTAAAAATTCACAACCATGACTAGTACGCATACTGAAAAGGTAAGTGATAAACGTAGGATAATCCATGCTACGACAAAGACTATTTTGATGCAATAAAGTAGTTGAGACGTAACGTTCGTTCAAACTAGGATCTTGTGCTGCAACAAAGGTAGAATAGGTGTTATAGATATTGTCTATAACAAAATTGGTATTAGTAGGTGCAGGTGGAGGAGGAGCAGGAGGGCCAGTAGCAGCGGCAACGGGATTAACATCGTGACTGTTTCTTATGTGGTTACCATTTGTCGAAGTGCCAACGGCGCTAGAGGCGGCATTGGGCCTATCGAAAAATGACATGCTAGAGGGACCATTATTACTCCATATGCTAGAGGTGGcaaaatttgaaggtgCAGAAGGACCCACACCATTACCTAAAACCCCTAAATCGTTTCTTGGCATTGAAGGCGTTTCCCATATAGAGGTACGAGGGCCTGCAGTACCAGCAGTAGTAGCATCACCCAATGGGTTAGCAGCTGCCGGTGTTGCCGGATTATTTCCCGTCATAGCCATCGAACTTTGACCATTGCCAGTCCATAATGGTGTTTgaccaaaagaattgggtGTACCTGATGTATGATCTCCTAAACCAGCAGAAGTCAACATATCAGTGAGACTGTTCATCTCTTCTTCGAATGTCTTATCATTGGAGGCTACTGCATTACCTAAGCCAAAGGGGGGAAGCATAGAAGGTTGCTGTTGAGGCTGTTGAgatggttgttgttgttgttgttgattctGTGGTTGTACATTCTGTTGAGGTTCCTGAGGCTGCTGGTGAGGTggatgattttgaagagGTCCCTGTAAATTAACAGGCGAATCTCTAGCTAGGTTAGCCCCTAAGAAGCCATTCCAGGAATTGAAATCGTACGATTGACTACCCAATCCAGCAGCTCCAGAACCTTGATCTGCCCCCAACTGGTTTGTAATACTGGGTAAGGGATCAAACGAGGGTAAAGCATTAGagctttcaaaaattgaagaagttgttgGTGTAAGTACTTGCTTGCTTGGAATTTCTTGTCCAGAAAGACCGTTACCAACTTGTAATAGCTTTTGCACATCGGCCATCGAAGAATGAGTTGCATTCAAAGGGGTGGCAGCGGAATTTACTAATCCGAAGATTTCGTCATCAACATTTTTATTCATGGGTACAGTTGGTTGGGATGATTGCTGGACACCACCATAAATGTTTTCGGGAAATATATTTGACGTACCCGTTTGAGGAAAGCTGGAAGTAATTTCAGAATGTACATTACTGCCACCATTGACACGAGTTTCATCTGCAGAGAGCTTCCTAgcaaattcttgttctttttcttcatttgctagtttaattttttcctcctgCTCGGCGGCTTGTCTaacttcttgttcttttctttcttcctccATACGTTTAAactcttgttcttttctcttttgcTCCTCCTTTTTACGTTTTTCATCCTCTTTATgctttctttcttcctcctTCAATCGTTTCTCCTCATCTTTCTTGCGTTTCTGCTCTTCTTTCAACTTTCTTTGACGCTCCTGCTCTTCTTCACGTCTACGTTGCTcctctaatttcttctttctttcctcATCTTTCTTACGTTTAGCTTCCTCTACCTTCTTCCTTTGCGCTTCTCTCCTTTgtttttctctttcttcagcttctctCTTGACtgcttcagcttcttctacttttcttcttgcttcttcttccttggcTAGCTGCAAATGACgtttcttctccttttccttttctctcttcttctgcttttTCTCCTCTTTAGccctcttcttctgttcttctgcctccaattcttgtaaaagttttaaCCTATTATTTTCAGCTTGCTTCTCGTGGTAGGATTCCATTATTCGTCCTTGCAAAAGCTTTGTAATAGCGATTTGTATCAGTTTTCTACCTTCTTCCAGCCgatcattttcatccaatCCACTATCAtattcttcctcttcctcttcttcctcctcttcttcctcttcttcctccaattcttcatcgtaATTCTCATGTCCACACTGATGACcgtggtgatggtgatggtggtgaGGACGTTCAACATCCGCATGACCACGGTTATGATGGTCATGGAGACAACTGTTATGTTCATCATCGTATTCAGACGCTAATTCGtgatcattttcatcatcaatctCCGACTTTGCTCCATATccttcctcatcatcaaattcctcatcctcatcttgATCATAATCAGAATAATCATCAAACCTTTCATCATATTCTCCACTATCTACtgcatcatcattttcatcttcgtcatcataatcataatcGGCATCCGTGTCATCATTACCAGGGATCTTCATTGATGCAGAAGTGGCAGCAGCGGCCGCCGCTAAAGAGGCACCAATAGCAGCAGTCCCATGGTCATCGTTGAATTTCTCCTTAAACGACTCCACAATCAGATCGCCAAATTTTTTCCCATCTTCACCAAACATAAATCGAATAAATAGTTCTCTTTCCAATTGCGACACTTCTTTAAATTCCTTTCTCTGAGTATCATAAGAATTCGTCATTCGTTCTGCGATATGACGTTGAAGATTAGCGTATTCGTCTTCTGTCAATGGTTTACCATTATGCAGCATCgtggtaaattctttggcATCACCTAAATGTTGATATCTAGACAAATCTACCGAATTGTGCCCATTCAAAGATTGCAGTTGTGGGATATTCagttgttgctgctgctgctgttgttgctgcagttgatgatgatgatgatgttgttgttgttgttgctgatggtggtaatggcGATGGTCATtctgctgttgttgctgctgctctAAAACAAACCCTTCAACAGCCTGAATAAACCCTTGACCGTTGTTATTCATCAGATCATCCGTTAATGCCCTCATATCTGGATACATCATCATTCTATTCACATATTCTTGGGCAATCTTTGGATGAGATGAAACAAAAGTCTTAGCAAAGTTCAAATATTTACCTTGTAACCCATCAGCATCAATCCTTGGAGGCATTCCTAATCCACTATTaacaattgaaaagttATTACCTGTTGGAGGTGTCGGTAAGCTTGAAGTAATACCCGCAGCACTATCAATCGGCAGTTCATCCGAATTTGATATCGATTCAACTTGTTCTAGCTGAGGTTGTCGATGGTgatcttgtaattgatgATGCTGTTGCTTATGCTGAAGGGTCTGCTG
It encodes the following:
- the TOP2 gene encoding DNA topoisomerase 2 (similar to uniprot|P06786 Saccharomyces cerevisiae YNL088W TOP2 Essential type II topoisomerase catalyzes topology changes in DNA via transient breakage and rejoining of phosphodiester bonds in the DNA backbone localizes to axial cores in meiosis) — encoded protein: MTVDNKSASERYQKITQLEHILKRPDTYIGSVEVQESHQWIYDEESDSMVEKEVSIVPGLFKIFDEILVNAADNKVRDPSMKKIEVNIDSEANSIDVKNDGKGIPIEIHNKENIYIPELIFGHLLTSSNYDDDEKKVTGGRNGFGAKLCNIFSVEFIVETADPGSGNKYVQRWENNMGVCHPPKITSYKKGPSYTKISFKPDLKRFNMETLDNDTLGVMRRRVYDVNGSVRDINVYLNGKSLKIKTFKNYVELYTKSLERKRIAEGLAPEGSDGKSPPILYERVNDCWEIALATSDMSFQQISFVNSIATTTGGTHVNYISDQIVRKITEMLRKQKKTVKAHQVKNLMFLFINCLVENPAFSSQTKEQLTTRVKDFGSQCEISPEFIKKIMKSGLEAKILDLATENAHATLKKSDGTRKNRITDYPKLEDANKAGTREGHKCTLVLTEGDSALSLAVAGLAVVGRDYYGCYPLRGKMLNVREATVDQIQKNAEIQAIKKIMGLQHRKRYEDTKTLRYGHLMIMTDQDHDGSHIKGLIINFLDSSFPGLLNIPGFLVEFITPIVKVTITKPRREVISFYNMPDYEKWRDEESHRYKWKQKYYKGLGTSSGQEARQYFSDLDRHLKRFHALQEGEQDLIDLAFSKKKADDRKEWLRQYEPGTVLDPRLTEIPISDFINKELILFSLADNIRSIPNVLDGFKPGQRKVIYGSFKRNITSEIKISTLANYVAEQTDYHHGPDSLAQTIIGLAQSFVGSNNIYVLNPIGSFGTRATGGKDAAAPRYISTELTKITRKIFHPFDDPLYNYLQEDENTVEPEWYLPILPMLLINGGEGIGTGWSTNIPPFNPLDIVRNLRHLMNGEELEEMHPWFRGWTGTIEKIGPQRYRVYGRIEQTGPCALEITELPARMWTSTLKEHLLLGLGGNDKMKPWIKDLEEQHGNGIRFVVRLTQEEMDKTRVMGFYERFKLISTISLNNMVAFDPHGKIKKYENVSEILTEFYYVRLEYYQKRKDYMSERLQWEVEKLSFQIKFIKLIIEGEMSITNRPRKQIIADLEEKGFPRFNKEGKPSYMKISEKDTEEEEGEKGEDEEEVEGVINGPEEVYGSFEYLLGMKIWALTRERYEKLLKQKQDRQVELETLLQYSAKDLWSMDLDEFVTAYDKFMAEDEEARNGEIPGAATKGKGKRKRKADQDDNEYNPGSKKAKTTKKTPKKVKEEETENFERFLLEPKAIAAPKTKRPSKVKSESEAPLPPSSEESDSKKSNSPPATVKTEPKEEEPEGISAFSSKFKKLSAAFDSPNDAKPNGRAKSPSVIKTEDNDDKKPEPKSTVKSTAARTKRKSPPAKQESESSASDVDEDDEPVAVPQRSMRNRPSRAAAASKKSYQEVIDLSDDSFDDNEEQAPEENADGDEVEDDGASEEDQSYNEDDDDE
- the RHO2 gene encoding Rho family GTPase RHO2 (highly similar to uniprot|P06781 Saccharomyces cerevisiae YNL090W RHO2 Non-essential small GTPase of the Rho/Rac subfamily of Ras-like proteins involved in the establishment of cell polarity and in microtubule assembly) — protein: MSEQAVRRKLVIIGDGACGKTSLLYVFALGQFPQEYHPTVFENYVTDCRVDGIKVTLTLWDTAGQEEYERLRPFSYANADILLMGFAVDDPESLLNSKTKWAEEALRFCPDAPIILVGLKKDLRQIKGSLQNELVSIDEAQQVARHIGAKKYLECSALTGDGVDDVFEIATRTSLLVNKEPGQNCCLIS
- the NST1 gene encoding Nst1p (some similarities with uniprot|P53935 Saccharomyces cerevisiae YNL091W NST1 Protein of unknown function mediates sensitivity to salt stress interacts physically with the splicing factor Msl1p and also displays genetic interaction with MSL1), with product MPPSSRKGKKKSKSKQNIKKSVATTDTGNEPNQHHHHHGVMGTEIYDEEGDYPSSRVIKRAPNGDVVVESLPDKKQQKKPQHQHQQQNQHQQNSSNGLEDTKRQQSPMAFTLDSHWESLTSEEKKNILRIEKDEVFEVIRKYQNNHSCNCSVCGRRHMAMDQEMERIYETLYELDKGRDPEINPVKFHLSIIKELQDSKAQQQQLQHQQQQQLQQQQHQQHQQQLQQQQQQQQQQQQQQQQLQQRLHQQQLQEDVRGLQKGDTQDSNTRIDYENVRDEVVKFFLSSNAVDSLKEEVMHFKQNKQKQQQQQQQHPHQQQIQQHHRHGHGQQTLQHKQQHHQLQDHHRQPQLEQVESISNSDELPIDSAAGITSSLPTPPTGNNFSIVNSGLGMPPRIDADGLQGKYLNFAKTFVSSHPKIAQEYVNRMMMYPDMRALTDDLMNNNGQGFIQAVEGFVLEQQQQQQNDHRHYHHQQQQQQHHHHHQLQQQQQQQQQLNIPQLQSLNGHNSVDLSRYQHLGDAKEFTTMLHNGKPLTEDEYANLQRHIAERMTNSYDTQRKEFKEVSQLERELFIRFMFGEDGKKFGDLIVESFKEKFNDDHGTAAIGASLAAAAAATSASMKIPGNDDTDADYDYDDEDENDDAVDSGEYDERFDDYSDYDQDEDEEFDDEEGYGAKSEIDDENDHELASEYDDEHNSCLHDHHNRGHADVERPHHHHHHHGHQCGHENYDEELEEEEEEEEEEEEEEEYDSGLDENDRLEEGRKLIQIAITKLLQGRIMESYHEKQAENNRLKLLQELEAEEQKKRAKEEKKQKKREKEKEKKRHLQLAKEEEARRKVEEAEAVKREAEEREKQRREAQRKKVEEAKRKKDEERKKKLEEQRRREEEQERQRKLKEEQKRKKDEEKRLKEEERKHKEDEKRKKEEQKRKEQEFKRMEEERKEQEVRQAAEQEEKIKLANEEKEQEFARKLSADETRVNGGSNVHSEITSSFPQTGTSNIFPENIYGGVQQSSQPTVPMNKNVDDEIFGLVNSAATPLNATHSSMADVQKLLQVGNGLSGQEIPSKQVLTPTTSSIFESSNALPSFDPLPSITNQLGADQGSGAAGLGSQSYDFNSWNGFLGANLARDSPVNLQGPLQNHPPHQQPQEPQQNVQPQNQQQQQQPSQQPQQQPSMLPPFGLGNAVASNDKTFEEEMNSLTDMLTSAGLGDHTSGTPNSFGQTPLWTGNGQSSMAMTGNNPATPAAANPLGDATTAGTAGPRTSIWETPSMPRNDLGVLGNGVGPSAPSNFATSSIWSNNGPSSMSFFDRPNAASSAVGTSTNGNHIRNSHDVNPVAAATGPPAPPPPAPTNTNFVIDNIYNTYSTFVAAQDPSLNERYVSTTLLHQNSLCRSMDYPTFITYLFSMRTSHGCEFLTNETGTITHVQMILGLQQGSPHNPQQFTNSLQNKIYPTAPDATPLMGTPLAQTENLPPNHNLNSGINPGPQLYNIRQRVNPSLVSNIWS